A genomic segment from Pectinophora gossypiella chromosome 27, ilPecGoss1.1, whole genome shotgun sequence encodes:
- the LOC126378714 gene encoding uncharacterized protein LOC126378714, with product MESVLTPPSPFRFDGNSLDLASSSLSDNWAKWKNGYEIYSKACEIYKKEKEVQLNILLHVVGEQCREILKQSTKCITAEDVFKKLDEHFRIKRNVTVERHRFFKRDQKDHETIDQYVYDLRKLAQTCEFGTLEEDLIKDRLVCGVISPAICERLLREDDLNLKKALEICRAAIVSKAYSESIKRDSEPTYEITKENQETSNENIWVVRRGAAASSRGRGGAWSGRGARRERWARARPPPAAGAARTSQRSAATTAPPAAASCMHCGGVHRKYECPAYGKKCLRCLKMNHFARACQVYYVEESDEQDSEAAE from the exons ATGGAAAGTGTATTAACCCCACCGTCGCCGTTTAGATTTGATGGAAATTCGTTAGACTTAGCTTCAAGTAGCTTGAGTGACAATTGGGCGAAATGGAAAAATGGATATGAGATTTACAGCAAGGCTTGTGAAATATACAAAAAGGAAAAGGAAGTACAGTTAAATATATTGTTGCATGTGGTAGGTGAACAGTGTCGcgaaattttaaaacaatcaaCGAAATGTATTACGGCTGAAGATGTTTTTAAAAAGTTGGATGAACACTTTAGAATAAAGAGAAATGTAACTGTTGAGCGGCACAGATTTTTCAAAAGAGACCAAAAAGATCATGAAACCATAGACCAGTATGTGTATGATTTAAGGAAACTGGCTCAAACCTGCGAGTTTGGAACACTTGAAGAGGACTTGATAAAGGATAGACTAGTGTGTGGTGTTATCAGCCCAGCGATCTGCGAGCGACTTCTTCGAGAAGACGACTTGAATTTAAAGAAGGCATTAGAAATATGTCGAGCTGCCATAGTGTCTAAAGCATACTCAGAAAGTATAAAACGAGACAGTGAACCAACATACGAGATAACAAAAGAAAATCAAGAAACAAGCAATGAGAACATCTGGGTCGTGCGTCGTGGCGCGGCGGCATCGTCCCGAGGGCGTGGCGGGGCATGGAGTGGGCGCGGGGCGCGCCGCGAGCGCTGGGCGCGGGCCCGGCCGCCACcagccgccggcgccgcgcgtACGTCACAGCGGTCCGCCGCCACCACCGCCCCGCCCGCGGCAGCGTCCTGCATGCATTGTGGTGGGGTGCATAGAAAATACGAATGTCCGGCCTATGGAAAGAAGTGTTTACGATGTCTAAAGATGAATCATTTTGCGCGAGCGTGTCAGGTGTATTATGTGGAAGAATCAGATGAGCAG GACAGTGAGGCCGCCGAGTAG